The following are encoded together in the Magnetospirillum gryphiswaldense MSR-1 v2 genome:
- a CDS encoding PilZ domain-containing protein, translating into MIKKTSNDRRFDDRHPGTGLVIRVEDADIEVLDISIGGMKFPLPAGRRTWKGEVLEFEMVSSHFPDMRKAKGKADIRAITPNWVAVQFVRPSYDLMKMVSRHVATLLWGDRPYGY; encoded by the coding sequence ATGATCAAGAAGACCAGTAATGACCGCCGTTTTGATGATCGTCACCCCGGAACTGGACTGGTTATCCGCGTCGAGGATGCCGATATCGAGGTGCTGGATATTTCCATCGGCGGCATGAAGTTCCCCCTGCCAGCCGGACGCCGGACCTGGAAGGGTGAGGTGCTGGAATTCGAGATGGTGTCATCTCATTTTCCCGACATGCGCAAGGCCAAGGGCAAGGCGGATATTCGCGCCATTACCCCCAATTGGGTGGCCGTACAATTCGTTCGTCCGTCTTATGACCTGATGAAAATGGTCAGCCGCCACGTCGCCACGCTGCTGTGGGGCGATCGTCCCTACGGCTATTGA
- a CDS encoding MlaC/ttg2D family ABC transporter substrate-binding protein encodes MLSAVAAATCLHVPSIAFAVEVKARSFIQDLADTAMNTVAVKDLSDAERALRFRNLFVNTFDLPEISKLVLGRYWRPPTTAEQRGEFQKLFEDIQVYTWTRRFKEYSGETLDIFGVEPDASGDSLVVSQIRRHNLAPINVSWRVRKDGETFRVVDIIVEGASMIVTYRSDYSGVLSSQGGKLDSLLAVMRQKADQLKAGS; translated from the coding sequence TTGCTGAGTGCTGTCGCTGCGGCGACCTGCCTGCATGTGCCCTCCATCGCTTTCGCCGTTGAGGTCAAAGCGCGTTCCTTCATCCAAGATTTGGCCGATACCGCCATGAACACGGTGGCGGTGAAGGATCTGTCGGACGCCGAGCGGGCTTTGCGCTTCCGCAATCTGTTCGTCAATACCTTCGACTTGCCGGAAATCAGCAAGTTGGTGCTGGGGCGCTATTGGCGTCCTCCGACCACGGCTGAGCAGCGCGGTGAATTCCAGAAGCTGTTCGAGGACATCCAGGTCTATACCTGGACACGCCGATTCAAGGAATATTCCGGCGAAACCCTGGATATTTTTGGCGTCGAACCCGATGCCAGCGGTGATTCGTTGGTGGTTTCGCAGATTCGCCGCCATAATCTGGCGCCGATCAATGTCTCCTGGCGGGTGCGCAAGGATGGCGAGACATTCCGCGTTGTCGACATCATTGTCGAAGGTGCCTCGATGATTGTCACCTACCGCTCGGATTACAGCGGTGTGTTGTCGAGCCAAGGCGGCAAGCTGGACAGTCTGCTGGCGGTGATGCGGCAAAAGGCCGATCAGCTTAAGGCCGGATCCTAA
- a CDS encoding MlaA family lipoprotein, which yields MPRSVVARFAAPLFAIALLAGCATPPPADDKEAMMEWDQNNDPLEPMNRAIFDFNQAVDKALLKPIAQGYGAIMPQYGKDRVRDFIRNLRAPVVFFNDVLQGQPDRAMQTLMRFAFNTGFGIAGLIDVAEPGGIPYHDEDFGQTFAVWGIGEGPYLVLPILGPSNPRDGVGIATEWLVDPFNLYMDHIDRSWPVWTRAGISGLEKRERLLAPLDEIERSSLDYYSALRSTYRQNRNAEVKNALNPTGLR from the coding sequence ATGCCCCGCTCCGTCGTCGCTCGCTTCGCCGCGCCCCTTTTCGCCATCGCCCTGCTTGCCGGCTGTGCCACCCCGCCGCCAGCCGACGACAAGGAGGCGATGATGGAGTGGGATCAGAACAACGATCCGCTCGAGCCCATGAACCGGGCCATCTTCGACTTCAACCAGGCTGTCGATAAGGCGCTGTTGAAGCCGATTGCCCAGGGCTATGGCGCCATCATGCCGCAATACGGCAAGGACCGGGTGCGTGACTTCATCCGTAATCTGCGGGCCCCGGTGGTCTTCTTTAACGACGTCTTGCAAGGTCAGCCCGACCGCGCCATGCAGACGCTGATGCGTTTCGCCTTCAACACCGGCTTCGGTATCGCTGGCCTGATTGACGTGGCCGAGCCCGGCGGCATCCCTTATCACGACGAAGATTTTGGCCAGACCTTTGCTGTTTGGGGCATTGGCGAGGGTCCGTATCTGGTTCTGCCCATTCTGGGCCCGTCCAACCCCCGTGACGGTGTCGGCATCGCCACCGAATGGCTGGTCGATCCGTTCAATCTGTACATGGATCACATCGACCGCTCCTGGCCGGTGTGGACCCGCGCCGGAATCTCTGGCCTGGAAAAGCGTGAACGTCTGCTGGCGCCGCTGGACGAGATCGAGCGTTCGTCGCTGGATTATTACTCGGCCTTGCGCTCGACCTATCGGCAGAATCGTAATGCCGAGGTCAAGAATGCCCTCAATCCGACGGGGCTGCGCTAA
- a CDS encoding ArsR/SmtB family transcription factor, translating to MDDILAALRAAAEPTRLRLLRLLGHGDLTVSELTHILGQSQPRVSRHLKLMCESGLLDRFPEGAWVFYRVAAKGAGADLAQRLLSMLPADDAMLGLDQSRLDAIRAARATRAQDYFTENAGRWDQLRSLHVDDSEVERALVAALRGRRVGDLVDLGTGTGRVLEVLAPHVERGIGIDLSREMLAVARANLERADLRHCMVRQGDITQVPLTAASADVVTIHQVLHYAADPAAVVAEAARILRPGGVLLVVDFAPHDQEILRDQHAHRRLGFSDAEVGQWFSIAGLQTRPPVRLPGKPLTVVLWSAEKKTTGDHP from the coding sequence GTGGACGACATTCTGGCGGCATTGCGGGCAGCGGCGGAGCCGACGCGTTTGCGTCTGCTGCGGTTGCTGGGCCATGGCGACCTGACGGTGTCGGAATTGACCCATATTCTGGGGCAAAGCCAGCCCCGGGTATCGCGTCATCTCAAGCTGATGTGTGAATCCGGCCTACTTGACCGTTTCCCCGAGGGGGCTTGGGTGTTTTACCGGGTCGCCGCCAAGGGGGCGGGGGCTGATCTGGCGCAGCGCCTGTTGTCCATGCTGCCCGCCGACGATGCCATGCTTGGCCTGGATCAGTCGCGCCTGGATGCCATCCGTGCCGCCCGCGCCACCCGCGCCCAGGATTACTTCACCGAGAATGCCGGGCGTTGGGACCAATTGCGCTCGCTGCACGTGGACGACAGCGAGGTCGAGCGCGCCCTGGTCGCCGCCCTCCGGGGCCGTCGTGTCGGCGACCTGGTGGATTTGGGTACGGGGACCGGGCGGGTGCTGGAAGTGCTGGCCCCGCACGTGGAGCGCGGCATCGGCATCGATCTGTCGCGTGAGATGCTGGCGGTGGCGCGGGCCAATCTGGAGCGCGCCGATCTGCGCCATTGCATGGTCCGTCAGGGCGACATCACCCAGGTGCCGTTGACGGCGGCATCGGCGGATGTGGTCACCATCCATCAGGTGCTGCATTATGCCGCCGACCCCGCCGCCGTGGTGGCCGAGGCTGCTCGTATCCTGCGCCCCGGCGGCGTGCTGCTGGTGGTGGACTTCGCCCCGCATGACCAGGAAATTTTGCGCGACCAGCACGCCCACCGCCGCCTGGGCTTCAGCGATGCCGAGGTCGGACAGTGGTTCAGCATCGCCGGGTTGCAGACCCGCCCGCCCGTGCGTCTGCCGGGCAAGCCCTTGACTGTGGTGCTGTGGAGCGCCGAAAAGAAAACGACAGGAGACCATCCGTGA
- the metF gene encoding methylenetetrahydrofolate reductase has protein sequence MNLPIAAASAKPVSVSFEFFPPKTEKMQETLWECVKRLEPLAPSFVSVTYGAGGTTRERTHDTVVRIARESSLKPAAHLTCVGHSQGEVDDIARRYWDEGIRHIVALRGDAPEGSGAYQPTPGGYAYAVDLVKGLKRINDFEISVAAYPEMHPDAPNADFDLDNLKRKVDAGATRAITQYFFDVDVYRRFIDRVRAAGITVPVLPGILPVTNFAQVQKFSAACGASVPAWMAKLFEGLDNDPETRRLVAATVAAEQCRALAADGVTDFHFYTLNRADLAYAISHILGVRPKAQ, from the coding sequence GTGAACCTTCCCATCGCCGCCGCTTCGGCCAAGCCGGTCAGCGTTTCCTTTGAGTTCTTTCCGCCCAAGACGGAAAAGATGCAGGAAACCCTGTGGGAATGCGTCAAACGCCTGGAGCCTTTGGCCCCCAGCTTCGTCTCGGTGACCTATGGTGCCGGCGGCACCACGCGCGAACGCACCCACGACACCGTGGTCCGCATCGCCCGCGAAAGTTCGTTGAAGCCCGCCGCCCACCTGACCTGCGTCGGCCATTCCCAGGGCGAGGTCGACGACATCGCCCGGCGTTATTGGGACGAAGGCATCCGCCACATCGTCGCCCTGCGTGGCGACGCGCCGGAAGGATCGGGCGCCTATCAACCCACTCCCGGCGGTTATGCCTATGCCGTCGATCTGGTCAAGGGCTTGAAGCGCATCAACGATTTCGAGATCTCGGTTGCCGCCTACCCAGAAATGCACCCGGATGCCCCCAACGCGGACTTCGATTTGGACAATTTGAAGCGCAAGGTGGATGCCGGGGCGACGCGGGCGATCACCCAGTATTTCTTTGACGTCGACGTCTATCGCCGTTTCATCGACCGGGTGCGTGCCGCCGGCATCACCGTCCCGGTGCTGCCCGGCATCCTGCCGGTGACCAATTTCGCCCAGGTGCAGAAGTTCTCCGCCGCCTGCGGCGCCTCGGTGCCGGCATGGATGGCCAAGCTTTTCGAAGGCCTGGACAACGACCCGGAAACCCGCCGTCTGGTCGCCGCCACCGTTGCCGCCGAGCAATGTCGAGCCCTGGCCGCCGACGGCGTCACCGACTTCCATTTCTATACGCTGAACCGCGCCGATCTGGCTTATGCGATCTCGCATATCCTGGGGGTACGGCCCAAGGCCCAATAG